A genomic window from Labeo rohita strain BAU-BD-2019 chromosome 6, IGBB_LRoh.1.0, whole genome shotgun sequence includes:
- the LOC127167137 gene encoding odorant receptor 131-2-like: protein MNSTIPMDRFYDYLIKNVISVFCGLIINYINGTFVLVFFKNTIFYSDPRYILYTHLVINDMIMLSISVCLQVTVHVVGIFNLYLCCVVLLFTVVVSMNSPLNLACMAIERYIAICKPLHHTQICTVRRTYMLIWLIWTLSAVPAFSDIFLILSVRPASFFSASVLCHGSFIHNTWEHEVVDIVSNVVYLTFVWTTLIVTYYKVLSAAKAASTDRVSARKARNTILLHGGQLLLCMMTYVTPFISTSLINLFPQSRSTILFILYLLINILPRLLSPLIYGLRDKQFAERIKVYFGCKQIKTQIVPVK, encoded by the coding sequence ATGAACAGCACCATTCCAATGGATCGGTTTTATGACTATTTAATCAAGAACGTCATCAGTGTATTCTGCGGCCTAATCATCAACTATATCAATGGGACATTTGTGCTTGTGTTCTTCAAAAATACCATTTTCTATAGTGACCcaagatacattttatacaccCATTTGGTAATCAATGACATGATTATGTTGTCCATTTCTGTGTGCTTACAAGTCACAGTACATGTTGTGGGGATCTTCAATCTctatttgtgttgtgttgtgctgctttttaCTGTTGTAGTCAGCATGAACTCTCCACTAAATCTGGCCTGCATGGCCATAGAGCGTTACATTGCCATTTGCAAGCCGCTACACCACACGCAAATATGTACAGTTCGCAGGACCTACATGCTGATCTGGTTAATATGGACTCTGTCAGCAGTGCCAGCTTTCAGTGATATATTCCTCATATTATCAGTTCGACCAGCAAGCTTTTTCTCTGCTTCCGTTTTATGTCACGGGTCGTTCATTCACAACACCTGGGAACACGAAGTCGTTGATATTGTGTCGAATGTTGTGTATTTGACATTTGTGTGGACTACGTTGATCGTCACCTACTATAAGGTTCTTTCCGCAGCAAAAGCTGCTAGTACAGATCGAGTGTCTGCTAGAAAGGCCCGGAACACGATACTACTGCACGGAGGTCAGCTTTTACTGTGTATGATGACCTATGTCACCCCATTCATCAGTACATCACTTATAAATCTTTTTCCTCAGAGTCGATCAACCATTCTGTTTATTCTGTATTTGCTGATAAATATTCTACCAAGGTTACTAAGCCCACTGATCTACGGGTTGCGAGATAAACAGTTTGCTGAGCGCATAAAGGTGTATTTTGgttgcaaacaaataaaaacacagataGTACCAGTGAAGTAA
- the LOC127167138 gene encoding odorant receptor 131-2-like encodes MNSTIPMDRFYDYLIKNVISVFCGLIINYINGTFVLVFFKNTIFYSDPRYILYTHLIINDMIMLSISVCLQVTVHVVGIFNLYLCCVVLLFAVTVSMNTPLNLACMAIERYIAICKPLHHTQICTVRRTYMLIWLIWTLSAVPAFSDIFLTLSVRPASFFSTSVLCHGSFIHNTWEHEVIDIVSNVVYLTFVWTALIVTYYKVLSAAKAASTDRVSARKARNTILLHGGQLLLCMMSYVTPFISASLITLFPQSRSTILFILYLLINILPRLLSPLIYGLRDKQFAERIKVYFCCKQTKTQIIPVK; translated from the coding sequence ATGAACAGCACCATTCCAATGGATCGGTTTTATGACTATTTAATCAAGAACGTCATCAGTGTATTCTGCGGCCTAATCATCAACTATATCAATGGGACATTTGTGCTTGTGTTCTTCAAAAATACCATTTTCTATAGTGACCcaagatacattttatacaccCATTTGATAATCAATGACATGATTATGTTGTCCATATCTGTGTGCTTACAAGTCACAGTACATGTTGTGGGGATCTTCAATCTctatttgtgttgtgttgtgctgCTTTTTGCTGTTACAGTCAGCATGAACACTCCACTAAATCTGGCCTGCATGGCCATAGAGCGTTACATTGCCATTTGCAAGCCGCTACACCACACGCAAATATGTACAGTTCGCAGGACCTACATGCTGATCTGGTTAATATGGACTCTGTCAGCAGTGCCAGCTTTCAGTGATATATTCCTCACATTATCAGTTCGACCAGCAAGCTTTTTCTCTACTTCCGTTTTATGTCACGGGTCGTTCATTCACAACACCTGGGAACATGAAGTCATTGATATTGTGTCAAATGTTGTGTATTTGACTTTCGTGTGGACTGCGCTGATCGTCACCTACTATAAGGTTCTTTCCGCAGCAAAAGCTGCTAGTACAGATCGAGTGTCTGCTAGAAAGGCCCGGAACACGATACTACTGCACGGAGGTCAGCTTTTACTGTGTATGATGAGCTACGTCACTCCATTCATCAGTGCGTCACTTATAACTCTTTTTCCTCAGAGTCGATCAACCATTCTGTTTATTCTGTATTTGCTGATAAATATTCTACCAAGGTTACTAAGCCCACTGATCTACGGGTTGCGAGATAAACAGTTTGCTGAGCGCATAAAGGTGTATTTTTgttgcaaacaaacaaagacaCAGATAATACCAGTGAAGTAA